One window of Sphingobacteriales bacterium genomic DNA carries:
- the glgB gene encoding 1,4-alpha-glucan branching protein GlgB has protein sequence MLNKTIAHSLFTDFDIHLFQAGNHFRLYEKMGAHPVQLDGTDGVYFAVWAPAAQKVGVVGNFNGWNDAEHQLYVRWDTSGIWEGFIPHVKTGDIYKYRIYSYNYDLSFDKSDPFAFYSETPPNTASVVRELNFEWKDQDWMQKRHEHNALNKPYSVYEVHLASWKRKSKEESSSLSYREMADELVAYVKQMGFTHVELMPVMEHPYSPSWGYQITGYFAPTSRFGTPQDFMYLVGQFHQNNIGVILDWVPSHFPTDAHGLANFDGSCVYEHPNPQLGYHPDWSSLIFNYGRNEVRSFLISNALFWFDKYHADGFRIDAVASMLYLDYSRNEGEWQPNHKGGNENLEAVHFLKVLNEAIYKHYPDVQTIAEESTAFPLVSRPTYLGGLGFGMKWMMGWMHDTLKYFSIDPFFRQFNHNTITFSIMYAFTENFMLPFSHDEVVHGKGSLIRRMPGDEWQRFANLRLLMSYMFTHPGAKLLFMGGEFGQYNEWNFGGSLDWHLLNYDPHKGIQQLIADLNQLLRNEPAMYEYNFDTRGFDWIEVGDYKGSTLVFMRKGENPDNDLIIALNCTPMVRENYRIGTNLDTGEWKEIFNTDDPKYWGSGVLNTKPMPVVNTPWNYRTHSFTATLPPLGMSVFKYVVPKKSKPKTKPKAEADKQPAKKTEIPEKKPAPAKAKTPVRKNPPKK, from the coding sequence ATGCTCAACAAAACAATCGCTCATTCACTGTTTACCGATTTTGATATTCATCTGTTTCAAGCGGGAAACCATTTCAGATTATACGAAAAAATGGGGGCACACCCTGTTCAGTTAGATGGTACGGATGGAGTTTACTTTGCCGTATGGGCACCGGCAGCACAAAAGGTCGGCGTTGTCGGTAATTTTAACGGTTGGAACGATGCGGAACATCAACTATATGTCAGATGGGACACATCCGGAATTTGGGAAGGTTTTATACCCCATGTAAAAACCGGAGATATTTATAAATACCGGATTTACTCCTACAACTACGATTTATCCTTCGACAAATCAGACCCGTTTGCCTTTTACAGTGAAACGCCCCCTAACACTGCATCCGTTGTGCGTGAACTGAACTTCGAATGGAAAGACCAAGACTGGATGCAAAAACGCCACGAACACAACGCCCTCAACAAACCCTATTCCGTGTATGAGGTACATCTTGCATCGTGGAAACGCAAATCGAAAGAAGAAAGCAGTTCTCTGTCGTATCGGGAAATGGCAGACGAACTGGTAGCCTATGTCAAACAGATGGGCTTTACCCATGTCGAGTTGATGCCGGTCATGGAGCATCCTTATTCCCCTTCATGGGGTTATCAGATAACGGGTTATTTTGCTCCAACTTCCCGTTTTGGAACTCCTCAGGACTTTATGTACTTAGTCGGGCAATTTCACCAAAACAATATCGGGGTAATATTAGATTGGGTGCCCTCTCATTTCCCTACCGATGCCCACGGCTTGGCCAATTTTGACGGTTCTTGTGTTTACGAACATCCCAACCCTCAGTTGGGCTATCATCCCGACTGGTCGAGTTTGATTTTTAATTATGGACGAAACGAAGTCCGCTCTTTTCTGATCAGCAATGCCTTGTTTTGGTTTGATAAATATCATGCCGATGGTTTCAGAATTGATGCCGTAGCCTCCATGCTGTATTTAGATTATTCACGAAACGAAGGCGAGTGGCAGCCCAACCATAAAGGCGGTAATGAAAATCTGGAAGCTGTTCATTTTCTCAAAGTACTCAATGAAGCTATTTATAAACATTACCCAGATGTGCAGACAATTGCCGAAGAATCGACCGCATTTCCTTTGGTATCACGTCCGACTTATTTAGGGGGACTGGGATTTGGAATGAAATGGATGATGGGCTGGATGCACGACACCTTGAAATACTTCAGCATTGACCCCTTTTTCAGGCAGTTTAACCATAACACCATCACGTTCAGCATTATGTATGCCTTTACCGAAAACTTCATGTTGCCCTTTTCACACGATGAAGTGGTACATGGTAAGGGTTCGTTAATCCGGCGGATGCCGGGTGATGAATGGCAAAGGTTTGCCAACCTCAGACTCCTGATGTCTTATATGTTTACCCATCCGGGAGCAAAGTTGCTGTTTATGGGTGGTGAGTTTGGCCAATATAACGAATGGAATTTTGGAGGCAGCCTCGACTGGCACTTGTTAAATTACGACCCACATAAAGGGATTCAACAATTGATTGCCGATTTAAACCAATTATTGCGCAATGAACCTGCCATGTACGAATATAATTTCGATACAAGAGGATTCGACTGGATAGAGGTTGGCGATTACAAAGGCTCTACTTTAGTTTTTATGCGAAAAGGAGAAAATCCGGACAACGATTTAATCATAGCACTGAACTGCACGCCAATGGTTCGCGAAAACTACCGGATTGGCACTAATCTGGACACAGGCGAATGGAAAGAAATTTTTAACACAGACGATCCGAAATATTGGGGAAGCGGAGTGTTAAACACAAAACCGATGCCTGTTGTCAATACCCCCTGGAACTACCGCACCCATTCTTTTACAGCCACCCTTCCACCCCTTGGCATGTCTGTTTTCAAATACGTGGTTCCTAAAAAATCAAAGCCCAAAACAAAACCGAAAGCCGAAGCGGACAAACAACCCGCGAAAAAGACGGAGATTCCTGAAAAAAAACCCGCACCCGCTAAAGCAAAAACTCCTGTCAGAAAAAACCCTCCAAAGAAATAA
- a CDS encoding acetyl-CoA C-acyltransferase produces the protein MKKNRIVLIDGCRTPFLRSGTDYMDMMSYELGQFAIKGLLHKTGLDPNLVDAVIMGTVISNIRTSNVAREAALTAGIPYTAPCHTVTMACISANRAIADGVYALMAGHAQVVVAGGVDTTSDTPIGFSKTMRKKLFKAQKLKSTMDFVKFATTLRPTDFMPDKPAIAEFSTNRTMGQDCEILAAKYGVSRQQQDEFAVRSHQLAGKAVQNGSLGAEMTPVAIPPSFMPINKDNGIRPETTYEGVAKLAPAFDRQFGTITAANASFLTDGAAAVLLTTEEKAAELGLTPKAVITDFTFTGQDLEEELLLGPTYSIAKLLQRAKLPLSGIDVFELHEAFAGQVLANLNCLASDEFAQQKLGLSNAVGTIPMDKLNLWGGSLSIGHPFGATGARLLTTAANRLIAENGHRALIAACAAGAHGHAMIIERYMP, from the coding sequence ATGAAAAAAAACCGGATTGTTTTGATTGATGGCTGCCGAACTCCTTTTTTGCGCTCCGGCACCGATTATATGGACATGATGTCTTATGAACTTGGACAGTTTGCCATTAAAGGCTTGTTGCATAAAACAGGACTTGACCCAAACCTTGTAGATGCTGTCATTATGGGAACGGTCATTTCAAATATAAGAACCAGCAATGTTGCGCGTGAAGCAGCCCTAACTGCCGGAATTCCCTATACTGCCCCCTGTCATACCGTAACTATGGCTTGTATTTCGGCAAACAGAGCTATTGCAGATGGCGTTTATGCTCTGATGGCCGGACATGCTCAGGTTGTTGTTGCCGGAGGGGTTGATACTACCTCTGACACCCCAATCGGTTTTTCAAAAACCATGCGCAAAAAACTCTTCAAAGCCCAAAAACTAAAAAGTACGATGGACTTTGTAAAGTTTGCCACGACTTTGCGTCCTACCGATTTTATGCCCGATAAACCGGCCATTGCCGAATTTAGTACCAACCGTACTATGGGTCAGGATTGTGAGATTTTGGCTGCAAAATACGGAGTCAGCCGGCAACAACAGGACGAATTTGCCGTTCGCTCTCATCAGTTAGCCGGTAAAGCTGTTCAAAACGGAAGTCTTGGTGCAGAAATGACCCCCGTAGCAATCCCTCCTTCTTTTATGCCAATCAATAAAGACAACGGCATCAGACCGGAAACTACTTATGAAGGTGTCGCTAAATTAGCGCCTGCTTTTGACCGTCAGTTTGGAACCATCACCGCCGCCAATGCTTCGTTTCTGACCGATGGTGCTGCCGCAGTTTTACTGACTACCGAAGAAAAAGCCGCAGAACTTGGATTGACTCCCAAAGCCGTCATTACCGATTTTACCTTTACCGGACAGGATCTGGAAGAAGAACTCCTGCTTGGCCCTACTTACTCTATTGCCAAACTGCTTCAACGTGCAAAATTACCTTTATCCGGCATAGATGTATTTGAATTGCACGAGGCTTTTGCCGGACAAGTGTTAGCCAACCTCAATTGCTTAGCTTCCGATGAGTTTGCACAACAAAAGTTAGGTCTTTCCAATGCTGTTGGTACTATCCCTATGGATAAACTGAACCTGTGGGGTGGCTCACTTTCTATCGGGCATCCCTTTGGCGCAACCGGTGCGCGTTTACTCACCACCGCCGCCAACCGCCTGATAGCCGAAAACGGACATCGTGCCTTAATCGCAGCCTGTGCCGCCGGCGCTCATGGTCATGCCATGATTATTGAAAGGTATATGCCTTAG
- a CDS encoding fibronectin type III domain-containing protein, with protein MNRLLLTSCLFLFRFFAVDAQTLLVKPYLQDAEPNSIYILWETSINTESIVEWGLTVELGNTTNGTAQTGLLLTQIHTVQLTGLDANKRYYYRVKTGSMVSEIYHFITPPLQSAEQSFNIVLMSDMQQDGGNPNKFYEICNDGVIDYVIDLSSNDLPAEIACLMLPGDLVDNGLDYNQWKNTFFNMAENLLKYIPVYPVLGNHEVNTATYFKYFQLPQNGTSGYEEHWWYKDYSNVRIIGLDSNTGYRIQTQLDWLQTVLNDACADTDIDFVFAQMHHPHHSELWPAGNLDYTGQIISIMENFSTSCGKPSVHFYGHTHAYSRGHSQNHNHVMVNVATAGGNIDYWDEFAQTDYPEHVVSQDDYGFVWASVHAGDNPRFVLKRISRGNENAVLDNVLRDSVYIKRYNNAPTRPVAWFPAQDDLISPDCTVLFTASAYNDPDEDLQGAAQWQIATDAGFTNLQTDQWRQYKNEYRNIDTQAGDDLQNEHINTLQPNTTYYWRVRYRDRSLAWSEWSEPVSFQTGSSSQSPNLLLNNGAEISTNNWTEIAGSFESITSGQCAGNNAHSGSRLFAVGGVCEDNPYGEGWQEVNVNEYASAISTGNAFVKFGGYLSDYNGTDFPQFRLDFLTVGGVVISSTPTYGSHSGTWEYFNQSDTIPADCGKIRFVLMGTREAGSDNDSYFDDMFLQIDQNNCGILYPPCISQPTITSSIPQACTSETVIYTCSPNLAGATYQWSLTGDGVILSGQGTYQITVQWNEGGAGAVSVVQTIP; from the coding sequence ATGAATCGCCTACTCTTAACTTCTTGCTTATTTCTGTTCAGATTCTTTGCAGTTGATGCACAAACGCTATTGGTCAAACCATATCTTCAGGATGCGGAACCTAATTCTATCTATATTTTATGGGAAACCTCAATTAATACAGAAAGTATTGTGGAGTGGGGGTTAACCGTCGAACTTGGGAATACTACTAACGGAACTGCTCAAACAGGATTGCTGCTCACACAAATACATACCGTTCAACTGACGGGATTGGATGCCAATAAGCGGTATTATTACAGGGTAAAAACCGGTAGCATGGTCAGCGAAATCTACCACTTCATTACCCCGCCCCTTCAAAGCGCCGAACAGTCTTTTAACATCGTATTGATGAGCGATATGCAGCAAGACGGCGGAAACCCCAATAAGTTTTACGAAATCTGTAACGATGGGGTCATAGACTATGTGATTGACCTGAGCAGCAATGATTTGCCTGCCGAAATTGCTTGTTTAATGTTACCGGGTGATTTGGTGGACAACGGACTGGACTACAACCAATGGAAAAACACGTTTTTCAATATGGCCGAAAACCTGCTCAAGTACATCCCTGTTTACCCCGTATTGGGCAATCACGAGGTCAATACCGCTACCTACTTCAAATATTTTCAACTGCCACAAAACGGCACATCCGGTTATGAAGAACACTGGTGGTATAAAGATTACTCTAACGTGCGCATCATCGGCTTGGATTCAAACACCGGTTATCGGATACAAACTCAGTTAGACTGGCTTCAAACAGTGTTGAACGATGCCTGTGCCGATACGGATATTGATTTTGTTTTTGCCCAAATGCACCATCCCCATCATTCCGAACTTTGGCCGGCGGGCAATCTCGATTACACCGGCCAAATCATCTCTATCATGGAAAACTTCTCTACCTCATGCGGCAAACCCAGTGTTCACTTTTACGGGCATACCCATGCCTACTCAAGGGGGCATAGCCAAAACCACAATCATGTGATGGTAAATGTGGCTACTGCCGGAGGGAATATTGATTATTGGGACGAGTTTGCTCAAACAGACTACCCCGAACATGTGGTGAGTCAGGACGATTATGGTTTTGTCTGGGCTTCTGTTCATGCAGGAGATAACCCCCGGTTTGTGCTGAAACGCATCAGTCGGGGCAACGAAAATGCCGTTCTCGATAATGTGCTGCGCGACAGTGTATATATAAAACGCTACAACAATGCGCCAACTCGGCCAGTTGCCTGGTTCCCTGCTCAGGATGACCTCATTTCTCCCGATTGTACGGTGTTGTTTACCGCAAGTGCATACAACGACCCTGACGAAGACTTACAAGGTGCTGCTCAATGGCAGATTGCTACCGATGCCGGGTTTACCAACCTTCAAACCGACCAATGGAGGCAATACAAAAACGAATACCGCAACATAGATACCCAAGCCGGCGATGACCTGCAAAATGAACATATCAACACCCTTCAGCCCAACACTACCTACTACTGGAGGGTTCGCTACCGCGACCGAAGCCTTGCCTGGAGCGAGTGGAGTGAGCCTGTCAGTTTTCAAACCGGCAGTTCCAGCCAATCGCCCAATTTGTTGCTAAATAATGGTGCCGAAATCAGTACGAACAACTGGACGGAAATAGCAGGTTCGTTTGAATCTATCACAAGCGGGCAATGTGCCGGCAACAATGCACATTCCGGCTCCCGTTTGTTTGCCGTTGGTGGTGTTTGTGAAGACAATCCTTATGGGGAGGGCTGGCAGGAGGTGAATGTTAATGAATATGCATCCGCCATAAGTACCGGCAATGCTTTTGTTAAGTTTGGAGGATATTTGAGCGACTACAACGGGACAGATTTCCCACAATTCAGGCTCGACTTTTTGACCGTAGGAGGGGTTGTTATTTCCAGTACCCCTACTTATGGTTCACACTCCGGCACCTGGGAATATTTTAATCAATCGGATACGATTCCTGCAGACTGTGGTAAAATCAGGTTTGTCCTCATGGGCACAAGAGAGGCCGGCAGCGACAACGATTCCTATTTTGATGATATGTTTCTGCAGATTGACCAAAACAATTGCGGTATTCTCTATCCGCCCTGTATCAGCCAACCCACAATTACCTCATCCATCCCCCAGGCCTGCACCTCCGAAACGGTGATTTACACCTGTTCTCCCAACCTTGCAGGAGCAACTTACCAATGGTCTTTGACCGGAGATGGTGTTATTTTATCGGGACAAGGCACTTACCAGATTACCGTTCAATGGAACGAAGGGGGAGCAGGAGCAGTAAGCGTTGTGCAGACCATACCTTAA